A single region of the Pseudalkalibacillus berkeleyi genome encodes:
- the rpe gene encoding ribulose-phosphate 3-epimerase yields the protein MTKIAPSILSADFSRLGEEIKDVEQGGADYIHVDVMDGHFVPNITIGPLIVDAIRPITELPLDVHLMIENPDQYIPQFAKAGADIISVHVEACPHLHRTIHLIKENGAKAGVVLNPHTPVSTIENIIGDVDLVLLMTVNPGFGGQSFIEQVLPKIKSVSDLCKEKGLDIDIEIDGGVNPETAKLCVEHGANVLVAGSAIYKKKNRKDAIDAIRGV from the coding sequence ATGACGAAAATAGCACCGTCGATTCTATCAGCTGATTTCTCCCGATTAGGAGAAGAAATTAAAGATGTCGAGCAGGGAGGAGCGGATTATATCCATGTTGATGTCATGGATGGTCATTTCGTTCCAAACATAACGATAGGACCACTGATTGTGGATGCAATCCGTCCCATTACTGAATTGCCTTTGGATGTACACCTGATGATCGAGAATCCAGATCAATATATCCCTCAATTTGCTAAAGCGGGTGCAGATATTATCTCAGTTCACGTAGAAGCTTGTCCTCACCTACATAGGACCATTCATTTGATTAAGGAAAATGGCGCTAAAGCAGGTGTCGTGTTAAATCCACATACGCCTGTAAGTACGATTGAAAACATCATTGGAGATGTTGATCTTGTCTTGCTAATGACTGTCAACCCAGGCTTTGGAGGTCAATCGTTTATTGAACAAGTACTACCGAAAATAAAATCGGTCTCTGATCTATGTAAAGAAAAAGGGTTAGATATTGATATTGAGATCGATGGTGGTGTAAATCCTGAAACAGCGAAATTATGTGTAGAGCATGGTGCGAATGTGTTGGTAGCAGGTTCAGCGATTTATAAGAAGAAAAACAGAAAAGATGCAATTGACGCCATTCGTGGTGTATAA
- the thiT gene encoding energy-coupled thiamine transporter ThiT: protein MKNRTLMMAEVAIMAALGIILGFIKIGGPWAFGGSVSLEMVPIFIMAFRRGLGAGILTGLMIGLLQLLINPYIYYFLQVLLDYPLAFMGVGLAALARPDWNHTFVKRVIFIIIGTFIGSLMRLTSHVISGMAFFADQAPEGTPVFIYSFSYNISYIAPTFILTVILLVLLSKTAPKLIHGGS from the coding sequence ATGAAGAATAGAACATTGATGATGGCTGAAGTAGCTATTATGGCTGCATTAGGTATCATACTAGGTTTCATCAAAATAGGTGGACCATGGGCATTTGGGGGCTCAGTGTCATTAGAAATGGTTCCGATTTTCATTATGGCTTTTAGAAGAGGATTGGGTGCTGGTATTTTAACTGGCCTAATGATTGGATTGTTACAATTATTGATTAATCCATATATATACTATTTCTTGCAAGTCCTATTAGACTATCCGTTAGCGTTTATGGGTGTTGGATTAGCAGCGCTAGCTAGACCTGATTGGAATCATACTTTTGTGAAAAGGGTTATATTCATAATAATAGGGACATTTATTGGAAGTCTAATGCGATTAACAAGCCATGTGATTTCTGGAATGGCATTTTTTGCTGATCAAGCACCAGAAGGAACACCTGTATTCATTTACTCATTTTCTTATAACATTTCATACATTGCTCCAACCTTTATACTAACCGTCATATTACTAGTCCTATTATCCAAAACGGCACCTAAACTGATCCATGGAGGCTCATAA
- a CDS encoding thiamine diphosphokinase has translation MNAICLVAGGPRHLLPDTLEQGDDRNYVGVDEGVIYLLNRGITPSAAFGDFDSISKQDLNMLSSKNIDIHSFESEKDMTDLELAIHWALDQNPSEILLFGGTGGRLDHELINIQLLKLGLDRNVEMKIVDRNNQIFLKKPGAYTVAENQQYPYLSFLPTTQVVNGITLTGFKYPLTNTTLHWGSTLCISNELVTKKGTYSFDDGIIMVVRSKD, from the coding sequence ATGAATGCCATTTGTCTTGTCGCTGGTGGTCCACGTCATCTGCTCCCTGACACATTGGAGCAGGGAGATGACCGCAATTACGTAGGAGTTGATGAAGGCGTCATCTACCTTTTGAATCGTGGCATTACACCAAGTGCTGCTTTTGGAGATTTTGACTCCATTTCTAAACAAGACTTGAACATGTTGTCGAGTAAGAATATTGATATTCATTCATTTGAAAGTGAAAAGGATATGACGGATTTAGAGTTGGCGATACACTGGGCGTTGGACCAAAACCCAAGCGAGATCTTATTGTTCGGGGGGACTGGTGGTCGTCTTGATCATGAACTGATTAACATCCAATTGTTGAAGCTAGGACTTGACAGGAACGTGGAAATGAAAATAGTGGATCGGAATAATCAGATATTCTTGAAGAAACCAGGAGCTTATACAGTAGCGGAAAATCAACAATATCCATATCTCTCTTTCCTACCTACCACTCAAGTTGTCAACGGGATTACATTGACTGGATTCAAATATCCATTAACAAATACAACGTTGCACTGGGGTTCAACTTTATGTATTTCAAATGAGCTTGTAACAAAAAAAGGTACTTATTCATTTGATGACGGCATAATTATGGTGGTAAGAAGCAAAGACTGA
- the spoVM gene encoding stage V sporulation protein SpoVM: MKFYTIKLPKFLGGFVRAVLGSFKKG, encoded by the coding sequence ATGAAATTTTATACTATTAAGCTGCCAAAATTTTTAGGGGGATTCGTTCGAGCGGTCCTAGGGTCATTCAAGAAAGGATAA
- the rpmB gene encoding 50S ribosomal protein L28, with amino-acid sequence MARKCVVTGKKTSFGNKRSHALNTTKRKWGANVQKVRILVDGKPKRVYVSARALKSGKVERV; translated from the coding sequence ATGGCTAGAAAATGTGTTGTTACAGGAAAAAAGACAAGCTTTGGAAACAAACGTTCTCACGCGTTGAACACTACAAAACGTAAATGGGGAGCGAACGTACAAAAGGTTCGTATCCTAGTTGACGGTAAACCGAAGCGAGTATACGTTTCTGCTCGTGCCTTGAAATCAGGTAAAGTAGAACGCGTTTAA
- a CDS encoding Asp23/Gls24 family envelope stress response protein → MSIEMKTKYGEIDISNDVIATIAGGAAIDCYGIIGMASQKQIKDGITELLKRDNFSRGIVVRQEEDEVHIDMYIIVSYGTKISEVAHNVQTKVKYTLDQMLGLSVDSVNIFVQGVRVTNP, encoded by the coding sequence ATGTCTATAGAAATGAAAACAAAGTATGGAGAAATTGATATTTCAAACGATGTGATCGCTACAATTGCAGGTGGAGCCGCGATTGATTGTTATGGTATTATCGGAATGGCATCTCAAAAGCAAATTAAGGATGGCATAACTGAGCTTCTAAAGCGGGACAACTTCAGTAGAGGAATTGTTGTTCGTCAGGAAGAGGATGAAGTTCACATAGACATGTACATCATTGTAAGCTATGGAACGAAGATATCTGAAGTAGCTCACAACGTTCAAACAAAAGTGAAATATACACTTGATCAAATGCTCGGATTGTCAGTAGATTCGGTAAACATTTTTGTTCAAGGTGTAAGGGTGACAAACCCGTAA
- a CDS encoding DAK2 domain-containing protein: MTVKKLGGKQLSQMFIFGAENLNKNVKMVDALNVFPVPDGDTGTNMNLTITSGVKEVKGLDTDDANQVASLFSKGLLMGARGNSGVILSQLFRGFSKAIAGKSSIDTKLFAEALESGVETAYKAVMKPVEGTILTVAKDSAKKATKAARKSDDLIDVMEQTLLEAKASLDRTPDLLPVLKEVGVVDSGGQGLVTIYEGFLAVLEGKELPEESISGPSMNELVNAEHHKAQMHMKTEDIHYGYCTEFMVKFKEEKTRNAPFSEEDFRNKLNEHGDSLLVVSDEELVKVHIHTEEPGDMLTLAQTYGDLINIKIENMREQHSAILESDHQPAEKVKVQAKKKPFGIITVSMGTGIEELFKSLGATVVIAGGQTMNPSTEDIVKAIEEAHAEKLIVLPNNGNIVMAAEQAASVVDEDVAVVKTKTVPQGISALLAFNPSSSLEDNQTTMSEAAGHVKSGQITFAVRDTSIDGVEINKDDFMGIFDGKIVTSKKTQKEAVESLLNEMMSDDDEIVTIIYGEDANEEEANELEAWIGEAYPDAEVEIHPGKQPIYSYIISVE, encoded by the coding sequence GTGACTGTAAAGAAGTTAGGCGGGAAACAACTTTCCCAGATGTTTATTTTCGGGGCTGAAAACCTGAACAAAAATGTAAAAATGGTGGACGCCCTAAATGTTTTCCCTGTTCCAGATGGTGATACAGGAACAAATATGAATTTAACCATTACTTCTGGAGTGAAAGAAGTAAAAGGATTGGATACAGACGATGCTAATCAAGTAGCATCCTTGTTTTCGAAAGGTCTATTAATGGGGGCAAGAGGTAATTCAGGCGTTATTCTTTCCCAGTTGTTTAGAGGCTTTTCAAAAGCGATAGCAGGTAAATCCTCCATTGATACAAAGCTGTTTGCAGAAGCGCTTGAATCAGGTGTTGAGACTGCCTATAAGGCTGTAATGAAACCGGTAGAGGGAACGATTCTCACAGTTGCAAAAGACTCTGCTAAGAAAGCAACAAAAGCTGCTCGGAAATCAGACGATTTAATTGATGTGATGGAACAAACGTTACTAGAAGCGAAAGCTTCATTAGATCGGACCCCTGATCTTCTACCTGTGTTAAAAGAAGTAGGCGTTGTCGACTCTGGTGGACAAGGACTCGTTACAATTTATGAGGGCTTCTTAGCGGTACTTGAAGGAAAAGAATTACCTGAAGAGAGTATTTCTGGTCCGTCTATGAATGAATTAGTCAACGCAGAGCACCATAAAGCACAAATGCATATGAAAACTGAAGATATTCACTACGGATATTGCACAGAGTTCATGGTTAAATTTAAAGAAGAAAAGACGAGGAATGCACCATTCTCTGAAGAGGATTTCCGTAACAAATTAAATGAACATGGTGATTCACTGCTTGTCGTATCTGATGAGGAGTTAGTTAAAGTTCATATACATACCGAAGAGCCGGGTGATATGCTAACTCTTGCACAAACGTATGGCGATTTGATTAATATTAAGATTGAAAATATGCGGGAGCAACATTCTGCGATATTGGAAAGTGACCATCAACCTGCAGAAAAGGTTAAGGTTCAGGCGAAAAAGAAGCCATTCGGAATCATTACCGTTTCTATGGGAACTGGAATTGAAGAGTTATTCAAGAGTCTTGGTGCAACAGTTGTTATAGCTGGTGGTCAGACGATGAATCCAAGTACTGAAGATATTGTTAAAGCGATAGAAGAAGCCCATGCAGAAAAGCTGATCGTACTTCCAAATAACGGGAATATCGTTATGGCGGCAGAACAAGCTGCTTCAGTTGTTGATGAAGATGTAGCTGTCGTTAAGACGAAAACAGTACCTCAAGGAATTTCTGCATTGCTTGCTTTTAATCCAAGCTCTTCTCTTGAGGATAATCAAACAACCATGTCTGAGGCTGCTGGACATGTTAAGTCAGGTCAAATTACATTTGCAGTTCGTGATACATCTATTGATGGTGTAGAGATTAATAAAGATGATTTCATGGGGATCTTTGATGGCAAGATTGTTACCTCTAAGAAAACCCAAAAAGAAGCCGTAGAATCTCTTCTAAATGAAATGATGAGTGACGATGATGAAATCGTAACGATAATTTATGGTGAAGATGCTAACGAAGAAGAAGCTAATGAACTTGAAGCATGGATTGGCGAAGCTTATCCAGATGCTGAAGTTGAGATCCACCCTGGAAAACAACCGATTTACTCGTATATCATATCTGTCGAATAG
- the sdaAB gene encoding L-serine ammonia-lyase, iron-sulfur-dependent subunit beta produces MKFKSVFEIIGPIMIGPSSSHTAGAARIGRVARSLFARKPEWVHISFYGSFAKTYRGHGTDVAIVGGVLDFDTFDERISDSLNIAKKERIKVKMTEEDALTDHPNTARIRLGDKDGELEVVGISIGGGKIEIIELNGFELRLSGNHPALLVVHNDRFGAIAAVANLLAKLEINIGHMEVSRKEVGSEALMTIEVDQNLEDAVIQEIEKLPHVTRATRIND; encoded by the coding sequence ATGAAATTTAAAAGTGTCTTTGAGATCATTGGCCCAATTATGATTGGACCTTCAAGCTCGCATACTGCTGGTGCAGCTAGAATAGGACGGGTAGCTCGTTCTCTTTTCGCTAGGAAACCCGAATGGGTACATATTTCATTTTACGGGTCTTTTGCAAAGACTTACCGAGGACATGGCACTGATGTGGCAATTGTTGGTGGTGTTTTAGATTTTGATACATTTGATGAGCGAATTAGTGATTCGTTGAACATTGCAAAGAAAGAACGTATCAAAGTAAAAATGACCGAGGAAGATGCATTGACCGATCATCCGAATACAGCCCGAATTCGACTTGGCGACAAAGATGGTGAACTTGAAGTTGTAGGTATTTCAATAGGGGGAGGAAAAATTGAAATTATTGAATTGAATGGTTTCGAACTTCGCTTATCAGGGAACCACCCCGCTCTCCTTGTCGTTCATAACGATCGGTTTGGTGCTATTGCCGCTGTTGCAAATTTACTAGCCAAGCTTGAAATTAATATAGGACATATGGAAGTAAGTAGGAAAGAAGTAGGAAGTGAGGCTCTTATGACGATTGAAGTCGATCAAAATTTAGAAGACGCCGTTATTCAAGAAATTGAGAAACTTCCTCACGTTACAAGAGCAACAAGAATTAACGATTAA
- the sdaAA gene encoding L-serine ammonia-lyase, iron-sulfur-dependent, subunit alpha, with the protein MFRNVSELVERAVSQDIPISEVMIQQEMEVTGRTRDTVIELMEKNLNVMEQAVEKGIKEGVKSHSGLTGGDAVLLQKYIESGKSLAGKTVLDAVSKAVATNEVNAAMGTICATPTAGSAGVVPGTLFALRDKLNPSREDMVRYLFTSGAFGFVVANNASISGAAGGCQAEVGSATGMAAAAIVELAGGSPEQSAQAMAIALKNMLGLVCDPVAGLVEVPCVKRNAIGASIAITAADMSLAGITSRIPCDEVIDAMYKIGESMPTALKETAQGGLAATPTGRELEAKIYGVPLNKK; encoded by the coding sequence ATGTTCCGTAATGTCAGTGAATTAGTTGAACGAGCGGTTTCACAAGATATACCTATTTCAGAAGTGATGATTCAACAAGAGATGGAAGTAACCGGACGCACCCGAGATACTGTTATTGAATTAATGGAGAAAAACCTTAATGTAATGGAACAAGCTGTTGAAAAAGGGATTAAGGAAGGTGTCAAATCCCACTCTGGATTAACAGGTGGTGACGCTGTCCTGCTACAAAAATATATTGAAAGCGGAAAGAGTTTAGCTGGCAAAACTGTATTGGATGCAGTAAGTAAAGCGGTTGCAACGAACGAAGTAAATGCTGCAATGGGAACGATCTGTGCTACGCCAACTGCTGGGTCTGCAGGGGTTGTACCTGGAACGTTATTTGCGCTAAGAGATAAGTTAAATCCGAGTCGAGAAGATATGGTACGTTACCTATTCACTTCAGGCGCATTTGGTTTTGTAGTTGCGAACAATGCATCCATCTCTGGTGCTGCAGGTGGTTGTCAAGCTGAGGTTGGATCAGCGACAGGTATGGCGGCGGCAGCAATTGTAGAACTGGCAGGTGGGTCTCCAGAACAATCGGCTCAAGCGATGGCGATTGCGTTGAAAAATATGCTCGGGCTCGTTTGTGATCCTGTTGCAGGACTTGTGGAAGTCCCATGTGTGAAAAGAAATGCAATTGGTGCAAGTATTGCAATTACTGCGGCTGACATGTCTCTTGCAGGCATTACAAGCAGAATTCCATGTGATGAAGTCATTGACGCAATGTATAAGATCGGTGAATCAATGCCGACAGCACTAAAGGAAACAGCACAAGGAGGATTGGCGGCTACTCCAACTGGTAGAGAATTAGAAGCAAAAATTTATGGAGTGCCGTTAAATAAAAAATAA
- the recG gene encoding ATP-dependent DNA helicase RecG, with the protein MDLKQPVVQVKGIGKARAEELTDLKIYTVEDLLMYFPYRYEDFQVKEITDLKHDERATLEGKVHSEPSLRYFGRKKSRLTVKVLVGKYLVNAVFFNRAFLKKQFSIGQPVTITGKWDQHRLTVTGQHVTFGLQESTDKIEPIYSIKGDWTVKRVRNVVHQTVQQYSQYVKEVLPSDLKVQYKLIDRNKALQWIHMPETHDHLKQARRYFVYEELLLFQLRMQWWRKQEKEKTDGKARHLNETQVQEFIQSLPFPLTGAQQRVTNEILNDIQSKFRMNRLLQGDVGSGKTIVAAISMYALVTARMQSALMVPTEILAEQHYESLKQLFDDMDIEVEILTSSVKGKRRALVLERVADGSIDLLVGTHALIQDDVQFDNLGLVITDEQHRFGVNQRKVFRQKGITPDVLFMTATPIPRTLAISAFGDMDVSTIDEMPAGRKPIETYWAKHGMLERVLSFILKELENGRQAYVICPLIEESDKMDFQNAVDVHSQLQLYFTDYNVGLMHGRLHVEEKEEMMTKFSRNEVQILVSTTVVEVGVNVPNATIMVVYDAERFGLSQLHQLRGRVGRGDAQSYCILIADPKTDVGKERMQIMTETNDGFELSQRDLELRGPGDFFGKKQSGLPVFKVADLVHDYRALEVARQDASAMVNSTAFWEDQKYEPLRSWLLEQIEHWEELD; encoded by the coding sequence ATGGATTTGAAACAACCTGTCGTACAAGTAAAAGGAATCGGTAAGGCAAGAGCAGAGGAGTTAACCGACCTGAAAATTTACACTGTGGAAGATCTCCTCATGTATTTTCCTTATCGGTATGAAGATTTTCAGGTCAAAGAAATAACAGATTTGAAACATGATGAGAGAGCGACATTAGAAGGGAAGGTTCATAGTGAACCTTCTTTACGTTATTTCGGAAGAAAGAAGTCCAGATTGACTGTAAAAGTCCTAGTAGGAAAATATCTTGTGAATGCAGTGTTTTTTAACCGTGCATTTCTTAAAAAACAATTTTCTATTGGACAACCTGTTACCATTACAGGCAAATGGGATCAACACCGACTAACAGTTACAGGACAGCATGTCACTTTTGGTCTCCAAGAAAGCACAGATAAAATTGAACCGATCTATTCCATTAAAGGAGACTGGACTGTAAAGCGAGTCAGAAATGTAGTGCATCAGACGGTTCAGCAATACAGTCAATATGTTAAGGAAGTTCTGCCGAGTGATTTGAAAGTACAATATAAGTTAATTGACAGAAACAAAGCATTACAGTGGATTCATATGCCTGAAACTCATGATCACCTGAAACAAGCAAGAAGATATTTTGTTTATGAAGAACTCCTTTTATTCCAATTACGGATGCAGTGGTGGAGAAAGCAAGAAAAAGAGAAGACGGATGGTAAGGCTAGACATTTAAACGAAACGCAAGTCCAAGAGTTTATTCAATCATTACCATTTCCGTTAACTGGCGCACAACAACGGGTTACAAATGAAATTCTCAATGACATTCAATCTAAGTTCAGAATGAACCGCTTGCTCCAAGGGGATGTAGGGTCTGGAAAAACGATTGTAGCAGCAATCAGTATGTATGCATTAGTAACGGCACGTATGCAGTCAGCATTAATGGTTCCTACTGAGATATTAGCTGAACAGCATTATGAATCTTTGAAGCAATTATTTGACGACATGGATATAGAAGTAGAGATCCTAACAAGCTCTGTCAAAGGAAAAAGAAGGGCGTTAGTTCTAGAACGTGTTGCGGACGGGTCTATCGATCTACTTGTAGGGACGCATGCACTCATACAGGACGATGTTCAATTCGATAATCTTGGCTTAGTGATTACAGATGAACAACATCGCTTCGGGGTTAACCAACGGAAAGTTTTTCGGCAAAAGGGAATCACACCTGATGTACTATTTATGACAGCTACACCGATTCCGAGAACATTGGCAATTAGTGCTTTTGGAGATATGGATGTATCAACAATTGATGAAATGCCTGCTGGTAGAAAACCTATTGAAACTTATTGGGCGAAGCATGGCATGCTAGAACGTGTACTTTCTTTTATCTTAAAAGAATTAGAAAATGGCAGACAAGCGTATGTAATTTGTCCGCTTATTGAAGAATCGGATAAAATGGATTTTCAAAATGCAGTAGATGTTCATTCACAATTACAGCTTTATTTTACCGACTACAATGTCGGTTTAATGCATGGAAGGTTGCATGTAGAAGAAAAGGAAGAGATGATGACCAAATTCAGCAGAAATGAAGTTCAAATTCTCGTTTCCACTACTGTTGTAGAGGTAGGTGTGAACGTACCTAATGCAACAATTATGGTTGTTTATGATGCTGAAAGATTTGGATTATCTCAGCTCCACCAACTTCGAGGACGTGTAGGAAGAGGGGACGCACAGTCTTATTGCATACTGATTGCTGATCCAAAAACGGACGTTGGGAAAGAAAGAATGCAGATCATGACGGAAACAAATGACGGATTTGAACTTTCTCAAAGAGATTTAGAGCTTAGGGGACCAGGAGACTTCTTTGGGAAGAAACAAAGTGGTTTGCCTGTGTTTAAGGTTGCTGACCTTGTTCATGACTACCGTGCATTAGAAGTAGCTCGTCAGGATGCCTCCGCGATGGTGAACTCTACAGCGTTCTGGGAAGATCAAAAATACGAACCACTACGATCTTGGCTTTTGGAACAAATTGAGCATTGGGAGGAACTGGATTAA
- the fapR gene encoding transcription factor FapR, translating into MKRNKKERQQLLKETILINPFITDEDLANQFQVSVQTIRLDRLELSIPELRERIKSVAQQQLDEVKALSIEDVIGEIVDLQLDESAISILDIKKEHVFSRHDIARGHHLFAQANSLAVAIINDELALTNKTEIRFTRQVKVGERVVAKASVKEHKSDRTIVEVKSYVEQELVFEGIFTMFRSNKSNIERT; encoded by the coding sequence ATGAAGCGAAATAAAAAGGAAAGACAGCAGTTGCTGAAAGAGACAATTTTGATAAACCCATTCATCACAGATGAGGATTTGGCTAATCAATTTCAAGTTAGTGTGCAAACGATTCGACTAGATCGTTTGGAGTTATCGATTCCAGAGCTTAGAGAACGAATAAAGAGTGTAGCTCAACAACAGCTTGATGAGGTAAAGGCACTTTCAATTGAAGATGTCATTGGTGAGATTGTTGATTTGCAACTTGATGAATCAGCCATTTCCATTCTGGATATAAAAAAGGAACACGTTTTCTCAAGACATGATATTGCAAGAGGCCATCACTTGTTTGCACAAGCCAACTCCTTGGCTGTTGCAATCATCAATGATGAACTTGCGTTAACGAATAAAACCGAAATTCGTTTTACAAGACAAGTGAAAGTTGGAGAACGAGTTGTTGCAAAAGCGTCCGTTAAGGAACATAAATCTGATCGGACGATTGTTGAAGTGAAGAGCTATGTTGAACAAGAGCTTGTATTTGAAGGTATCTTTACAATGTTCCGCTCCAACAAAAGCAACATAGAAAGGACGTAA
- the plsX gene encoding phosphate acyltransferase PlsX: protein MKIAIDAMGGDHAPEKIVLGALEAVQQYKDLEIVLVGDETEINKHMDSTDRITIIHTSEKITSDDEPVRAVRRKKDASMVLAAQEVKQGRADACISAGNTGALMTTGLLNVGRIKGIDRPALSPTLPTLDGKGFVLLDVGSNMDAKPEHLLQYALMGTVYSQQVRNIDRPRVGLLNVGTEEGKGNELSKRAYEMLQQSEQIHFVGNVEARDLLDGIADVVVCDGFSGNLVLKTIEGTAMSIFAMLKEQLMSSVKSKLAAAVLKPQFKALKSKLDYSEYGGAALFGLKAPVIKAHGSSDETAVLNAIRQARHMVEHDMVSIIREKATQHEGDE from the coding sequence ATGAAAATTGCAATAGATGCTATGGGCGGTGACCATGCACCTGAAAAGATTGTCCTAGGTGCTTTAGAAGCCGTTCAACAGTATAAAGACTTAGAAATCGTTCTTGTTGGTGATGAAACTGAAATCAACAAACATATGGATAGTACCGACCGTATTACGATCATACATACATCAGAAAAAATAACCAGTGATGATGAACCTGTTAGAGCTGTTAGGCGAAAGAAAGATGCTTCAATGGTTCTTGCAGCACAGGAAGTGAAACAAGGCAGAGCAGATGCATGCATTTCTGCAGGTAATACAGGTGCATTAATGACAACGGGTCTATTGAATGTCGGTCGAATTAAAGGGATTGATCGGCCAGCACTTTCACCAACTCTCCCAACTTTGGATGGGAAAGGGTTCGTATTGCTAGATGTTGGATCAAATATGGATGCGAAACCTGAGCATTTGCTTCAATATGCATTAATGGGCACAGTTTACAGCCAACAAGTGAGAAATATTGATCGCCCTAGAGTCGGTTTGTTGAATGTAGGAACTGAGGAAGGAAAAGGGAATGAACTTTCGAAGAGAGCCTACGAAATGTTACAACAGTCCGAACAAATACATTTTGTCGGCAATGTCGAAGCGCGTGACTTACTAGATGGTATTGCAGATGTTGTCGTATGCGATGGGTTTTCAGGAAATTTAGTATTAAAAACAATTGAGGGTACTGCGATGTCAATCTTTGCGATGTTGAAGGAACAACTTATGAGTTCCGTAAAAAGCAAACTAGCGGCAGCAGTGCTTAAGCCTCAATTCAAAGCACTTAAAAGTAAATTAGATTATAGTGAATATGGCGGAGCTGCATTGTTCGGTTTAAAAGCACCTGTAATTAAGGCACACGGATCTTCAGATGAAACAGCCGTTTTGAATGCAATACGTCAAGCTCGTCATATGGTTGAACACGACATGGTGTCTATTATTAGAGAAAAAGCAACGCAACATGAAGGAGATGAATAG
- the fabD gene encoding ACP S-malonyltransferase produces MGKIAFLFPGQGSQQVGMGQDLANENERSEAVFKIADQRLDYDLSDIIKNGPEETLKRTENTQPALLTTSIAILRALEQYDIKPDYTAGHSLGEYTALVASGALSFEDGVYAVRKRGMFMEEAVPAGKGAMAAILGMDSDTLQSITDQVTEQGNSVQLANLNCPGQIVISGTKKGVEQASEIAKEQGAKRIIPLQVSGPFHSELMKPAADKMSEVLDELTITDANIPVIANVSAKAVTEATEIKTRLIEQIYSPVRWEETVQYLLDEGVDTFVEIGPGKVLSGLVKKVHRRATTIAISDSESLEAAVEKLKEV; encoded by the coding sequence ATGGGGAAAATAGCATTTCTATTTCCTGGACAAGGCTCACAACAGGTAGGGATGGGACAAGATTTGGCGAACGAAAACGAACGTTCTGAAGCCGTCTTTAAAATTGCCGATCAACGTCTTGATTATGATTTATCAGATATCATTAAGAATGGTCCTGAGGAAACATTGAAACGTACAGAAAATACACAACCTGCATTGTTGACGACAAGTATTGCGATTCTAAGGGCACTAGAACAATATGACATCAAGCCTGATTATACAGCTGGACATAGCTTGGGTGAGTATACAGCTCTTGTTGCTTCAGGTGCGCTCTCATTTGAAGATGGTGTGTATGCGGTGCGAAAGCGCGGTATGTTTATGGAAGAAGCCGTTCCAGCGGGCAAAGGTGCTATGGCTGCCATTCTTGGCATGGACTCTGATACACTTCAAAGCATTACAGATCAAGTAACAGAACAAGGAAATTCAGTACAATTAGCGAACTTAAATTGCCCGGGTCAAATCGTTATATCTGGCACGAAGAAAGGCGTTGAACAAGCTTCTGAGATCGCAAAAGAACAAGGTGCTAAACGAATTATCCCACTACAAGTAAGTGGACCGTTCCACTCAGAGCTCATGAAGCCAGCTGCAGATAAAATGAGTGAAGTACTTGATGAATTAACGATTACGGATGCTAACATACCCGTTATTGCAAATGTTTCTGCTAAAGCAGTTACGGAGGCAACCGAGATTAAAACAAGATTAATTGAACAAATATATTCACCCGTTCGCTGGGAAGAAACCGTCCAGTACTTGTTAGATGAAGGGGTAGATACATTTGTTGAAATAGGGCCAGGTAAAGTTTTATCCGGTCTCGTAAAGAAAGTACACAGACGTGCAACGACAATTGCCATTTCTGATTCTGAATCATTAGAAGCGGCAGTGGAAAAACTGAAGGAGGTATGA